The following DNA comes from Legionella sp. PATHC032.
CATCAGGTATATTTCTTAGATTAACCAGTTTTTTTATATATACATCAAGTTCTTTTTGGGTGGGAAGTTCACCATAATGAAGCAGATAAGCAACTTCCTCAAAACTTGCATATTCAGCCAGATCATTTATTGAATAGCCTCTGTAATTTAATCCCTTGCCTGCCAGTCCAACTGTGGCAATTGCTGATTGACCAGCAACTACACCGGCTAAACCTCCACTTTTGCTACTCATTTTCTTCCTCCATCAGTTGGTCTAGTTTTTATTTCTAGTGCAGTCAAAATTGCTGCGTATTTTTTTATTATTACTGAACTCTGAAGCGGTTGATTATTTTACCTTATTCTCTTAGAGAGAATTCTTTTTGGAATGGATATTGTTATCATGCTCCATTAGTTCCTAAATGGGTTTTATATTATGCTTCAATGATGAATGCATCTCAATCGATTTTATTAAATTACTAAATGTCCACGTAGATACCATCGACAATGGCCAGATATTAATACTCTATTCCTCTGGAGCTCACAATATAACTCCCCTTTTCTGTGTAATCCCTGGACAGCATATAGGTTAGTTTTATTGAGTTTTTCTGCCCAAAAAGGAGCTAATATGCAATGTGCTGAGCCGGTAACAGGATCTTCTGAAATGCTGTGTTTGGGATAAAAACATCGAGAACAGAAATCGGCTTCTGTTGTTGTCGATGTCACAATGATTCCTCTTCTGGGGAGTTTTGCTAAAGAAAGCAAATCGATTTGCAAATTTCGAATCTGTGATTCATGTTCAAGTAAAACCAGGTAATCAAGATCTGTTTCAAATACCTCTATGGCCGGTTGATCCAATAGTGATAGAATTGCGTCTGGTGAAGGAGTTTTTTTATAATCTATTCTTGGAAAATTCAGAACAAACTTTTCTTTTTTCTTTTCTACTGTAATTTGCCCGCTGGAGTGATGAAAAACAATAGAATCACCATGTCCTTTATCTGACTCAAGTAATGCAAATCCTGCTGCTAAAGTCGCATGTCCTGACAGACTAATTTCCCCATTAGAAGTAAACCAACGAATATGAAAATCTTGGTCATCTTTTATAATAAAAGCGGTTTCTGCCAAAGTATTTTGCGCAGCAATAGCCTTTAATAGCTCATCATTTAGCCAATCATCAAGAATACAAACCGCAGCCGGATTACCATGGAAGACTTTATCCGTAAAAGCATCTATTTGATAAAACTCAATATTATGCACAATCAGCTCACATAAAAATTAAAATTATAACTGATAAAGAAAGTTGAAGTTAAGTCGAATTATCAATATATCTTCAATATACCTATGATCCCTGTATAATTTTTTTTCTTAAGAATCGTGCGGGCGATATAGCTTGCATCAGTTTTCTGGGTAGTATTGAAATTTCCTTATTAATTAAACCAGCTAACCATTCAGTTGCGAGAGGTATTGTTGTTAATCCTCGTGACCCAAAAGCTGCGCACGCATATAGATTTGGATAACAAGGAGCTGCTTTAGCTATCCATCGTTTGGAATTAGATTGTAATTCTGAATAAATTTTTTTAAATTCAAATGCATTGGGGAGAGGTCCCACTATAGGCAAGTAATCTGGTGATGCGGCGCGTATACCGGCCCAGTGGTCTAATATATTTGGGGACCACATTATTTCAGGTGCTATCCGTTTTAATCGATCAAGGTTTAACTGATTATCCAGAGCATTAAGTTCGGGTTCAGATGTCCCAATATCATAAGTTGCGCCAACTCTATGACTATTATTTAATGCCGGTAAAACATGTCCTTCACCACATAAAGGAATCTTCAACTTTAAACTCTCTTGCGTTGATTGAATCGTAGTCATTTGTCCTCTAATCGCTTTTACAGGCAAATGATTGGTTTCTTGAAAATAATTTACTTGTTGTCCATTTGCCAAAATTAGTACAGAGGCTTCGATGTTATTAACCACCCAGTTTTTTTGATTATAATCAATAGATTGAACTCTATTGCCAGTGATTAGAGAAATCTTTTTATTGTTAATCAGTATGTTGCATAGTTTAGGGGAGTTAATCCAGCCGGAAGATGGAATAAATAAGCCACCACATGGCAAGGATAGTCCTGATAATTCAACAGATTGTTTTTCGTCCACTAATTGCCCTAGTTCAGGGTATACTTCTAGCCAATTAATAAGACTTTGCTGGTTTGCTTTTTCCTTCTCATTATGTGCTAACAACAAAGAGCCTTTTAATTCACCAATGTCATAATGTTTCAATAGTTCCTTGTAAACGTAATTAGCATAAAGAAACGAATAAAGCATAAATTGAGTAAAGGGTGATTTATAGGTGGACAATTTAGGGAATAATACAGCCTGTTGATTTGCTGATCCAGCGCACCCTACCTTCTCTTTTTCTTCTAATATGGTCACTTCCCAGCCACGTTTAGCGAGACTATTTGCAATAAAACAACCTGCAAGCCCTCCTCCAACAACTAGTGCTGATCTTTCATTCTTTGTAACAGGATAGCTTATGTGCCATGGGGTATGACGATTTTTTTTTGAACTTGCATGGGCTTTTTCATAACAAGCGCATATCATGTGTCGTTTGGGTCCAAACCCTTTTCTTTTTTCAATAACAAACCCTGCATTGGTTAAAGCAGTTTTTACAATACTGGAAGCGGAATAGGTAGCCACTGTAGTGCCTTCTTTAGATAACATGGCAATGACAGTGAGCAGATTATCAGACCACATGGATTGGTTTTTTGATGGTGCAAAGCCATCCAGGTACCAGGCATTAACATAGGATTCTCTCAATTGTTGTTCAAGATTATTGTCTCCACAGAACAGTAATTGCTCATAGCACTCCAGCACATCTCCTAGCATTAATGTTAAAGTAATCTGGTTGTTACTAAATGTTAGATGATGATAACCAGGTGTTAAAACAGGATAGTGTTCTATTAATTTTTCAGCCTGTACACTCAGTTCTGGCCATTTTTGTAAGCATTTGATTAGGTCATTTTTTTTTAATGGATGTTTTTCACAAGAAATATAATGTAAGCGAGCGTTTTGAGGTGCAAATTTTTTCCATAGTTTCCAGGTTAATAAGAAATTCATACCTGTACCGAAACCAGTTTCCGCGATTGTAAATATGTTTGATTCATCAGCTGGTAATTGTTGCCAACGATTAATCAAATTATTACCTTCGAGAAAAACATAAAGACTTTGATTAATTCCGCTTTCAGCAGAATAATAAATATCATCAAATTGTAAGGAATACGGCAGATCATCACGCCAATCAATATCTGCCGTTATAATTGGGACAAAGGGGCTACTCACATAAAGCTACTCTTTCAGTTACCTCTATGCCAGACTGTTTAAAGTTATTCAAATTTTTTTCTTTGATCAACTTTCTTAGTTTAGGCACTAAAATGAAAAGTATAACGGATGATCCTATTGCAAACAAACCAAGCATCAAAAAGACATGACTGTAACCCTCATTGGTCAATAAAGGAGAAGTACTTTCTTGACCGATAATCATTAAATTTGAGCTATAACTTGATAGAGTAGCACCAACCCCGGTATTAAGCATCCACATTCCCATCATAACTCCCTGGAGAGAAGTTGGGGCTAATGCTCCTATCATGGCATAACCAATTGGTGATATTAGAAGTTCGCCAATACTTTGTAATATAAAGCTTGCTACTACCCAACCCGGATTAACCATACCATACTGATTCGCGTAATTAATACCTATTGGTAAGATAGCAAAAGCAACCCCTATAAAAAATAATGCGAAAGCGAATTGAGTAGGAATATTTATCTGAGATCCATTTTGGCGCATTCTGTTTAATATAAACCCTAATAGCGGGCCTCCGAATACTATGACTACAGTATTAATATTTTGAAACCACTGTGGTGGAATAATCCAATTACCATATTGTCGTTGCACATTGTGGTCAATGAATACAGTTAACCCCATTGGACCAATTTGGTATAACATCCAAAATACAGTACCAACCAACATTAATACCGCAAATCCATAGATCTTATCCCTCGCTTCTTTTGTGGATTGTTGTTGAGCTAATATCAAGATTAATATGAGCATAACAATCCCAGTGATAATGACCAATTTATTGGCCCAATCCGCATACTGCAATAATTGTCTTAAAATAAAGGGAAGTACAAAAATTAGTCCAATCCCAAATGCAGTTGCTTTTCTTTGTGCAGGTTTGTCTTTTCTTGAATAAGCAGTGTTTTTATCATGCAATTGCTGCCAGAAATAGAGACATATAAGCAAAGCGACAAGATTACCTAAACTGCTTAAAAGAAAAAGCCTTTGATAGTTTTGAGAAATCTGGAATACCCCACTGAGGCTAAATCCAATAAAAAAACCAATATTCATTCCCGCGTAATTCCATAGAAATGCGGTTTCTCTTCGAGAGTCTTCAGGTGCAAATTGCTGTGTCAGCATACAATTTACACATGTTACATTTAACCCTGAACCTGTTAAGAAAGCAGCTAAACCATAATATAAAAAGGCTGTATTTCCTACAGAGAGCAAAACACAACCAGCAATTTGTGCTATCATCCCAACGCAAAATAACGAGCGGTTAGAGAGTAGTCTGCCACCCCAAAAACCACCTAATAGATGCAGAGCAAAATTGTAGGCTATAAATACCCCCATTATGCTATTTGCTGTGGCTATTGGTAAACCAAGTTTACCTTTCATGTACAATACAAGAGTTGAATAAAGAACACTAAAGCTTAAAGTAGAAACCACTTGTATAAAAAATAATGCAAACGTACCTTGGGGCATGGAACTCCATAGTCCTCTTTTTTTACTCAAAATCAACATTATATGCTTTCCCTTGCTAGTTGAGCTCTTCTTGAATATTAACACTAACCCTTGTGGACAAATCAGAGAAAAACCGCATTTAGTCAGATTAGTGAAAAAGTATCTAAAAATGAATTAAATATATTTTTAATCAAACTGCAGTTGTCATATTAGGCCCAATTAGAAACTTTTTACTTATTCTGCACAAATCTGATTTTTCACCAAGATTCCATACTTGCGTTCTAGAGAATGGAATATGACATAGGGAAAAACTGCTGTCTAGTGTTTTGTTAATTATTTAAAATTGCAGTTAACCAGCCTAATAGCTGTTCTACAATCTCATCTATATGATTTAAATTAACACCATTACCCAAGTACTGGTTTTAGTGGTTGTGCTTACTGTAACTCAAGGCAATACTGTACAATTCTGCCATCAGGAATATTTTAATTGATTAAGTACTAATTCAGCAGCATCATATGTTTTTTGTATTTCCAGATCACCATGCGCACTGGAGACAAATCCAGCTTCATACATGGATGGCGCAA
Coding sequences within:
- a CDS encoding PhzF family phenazine biosynthesis protein; translated protein: MHNIEFYQIDAFTDKVFHGNPAAVCILDDWLNDELLKAIAAQNTLAETAFIIKDDQDFHIRWFTSNGEISLSGHATLAAGFALLESDKGHGDSIVFHHSSGQITVEKKKEKFVLNFPRIDYKKTPSPDAILSLLDQPAIEVFETDLDYLVLLEHESQIRNLQIDLLSLAKLPRRGIIVTSTTTEADFCSRCFYPKHSISEDPVTGSAHCILAPFWAEKLNKTNLYAVQGLHRKGELYCELQRNRVLISGHCRWYLRGHLVI
- the mnmC gene encoding bifunctional tRNA (5-methylaminomethyl-2-thiouridine)(34)-methyltransferase MnmD/FAD-dependent 5-carboxymethylaminomethyl-2-thiouridine(34) oxidoreductase MnmC encodes the protein MSSPFVPIITADIDWRDDLPYSLQFDDIYYSAESGINQSLYVFLEGNNLINRWQQLPADESNIFTIAETGFGTGMNFLLTWKLWKKFAPQNARLHYISCEKHPLKKNDLIKCLQKWPELSVQAEKLIEHYPVLTPGYHHLTFSNNQITLTLMLGDVLECYEQLLFCGDNNLEQQLRESYVNAWYLDGFAPSKNQSMWSDNLLTVIAMLSKEGTTVATYSASSIVKTALTNAGFVIEKRKGFGPKRHMICACYEKAHASSKKNRHTPWHISYPVTKNERSALVVGGGLAGCFIANSLAKRGWEVTILEEKEKVGCAGSANQQAVLFPKLSTYKSPFTQFMLYSFLYANYVYKELLKHYDIGELKGSLLLAHNEKEKANQQSLINWLEVYPELGQLVDEKQSVELSGLSLPCGGLFIPSSGWINSPKLCNILINNKKISLITGNRVQSIDYNQKNWVVNNIEASVLILANGQQVNYFQETNHLPVKAIRGQMTTIQSTQESLKLKIPLCGEGHVLPALNNSHRVGATYDIGTSEPELNALDNQLNLDRLKRIAPEIMWSPNILDHWAGIRAASPDYLPIVGPLPNAFEFKKIYSELQSNSKRWIAKAAPCYPNLYACAAFGSRGLTTIPLATEWLAGLINKEISILPRKLMQAISPARFLRKKIIQGS
- a CDS encoding peptide MFS transporter; its protein translation is MLILSKKRGLWSSMPQGTFALFFIQVVSTLSFSVLYSTLVLYMKGKLGLPIATANSIMGVFIAYNFALHLLGGFWGGRLLSNRSLFCVGMIAQIAGCVLLSVGNTAFLYYGLAAFLTGSGLNVTCVNCMLTQQFAPEDSRRETAFLWNYAGMNIGFFIGFSLSGVFQISQNYQRLFLLSSLGNLVALLICLYFWQQLHDKNTAYSRKDKPAQRKATAFGIGLIFVLPFILRQLLQYADWANKLVIITGIVMLILILILAQQQSTKEARDKIYGFAVLMLVGTVFWMLYQIGPMGLTVFIDHNVQRQYGNWIIPPQWFQNINTVVIVFGGPLLGFILNRMRQNGSQINIPTQFAFALFFIGVAFAILPIGINYANQYGMVNPGWVVASFILQSIGELLISPIGYAMIGALAPTSLQGVMMGMWMLNTGVGATLSSYSSNLMIIGQESTSPLLTNEGYSHVFLMLGLFAIGSSVILFILVPKLRKLIKEKNLNNFKQSGIEVTERVALCE